CATAGCGGTAAAGGTCAATAACACTGCCGCCGTAGCGCTGATTACTGGGTCTGTCGTGTAAAGCCTAATGATTAATTCAGGGAACAGTAGGAACATCGCTACCGAAAGCAACGAGATTAATGCTGCCACTAAAATACCGACTTTACTGCGCTCAATCGCGCCAAGTTCGTCTTTTTCACCCAAAGCGTGACCAACACGAATCGTAATACCAAATGAGATACTCATCGGGATCACGTAAGTCAGGCTCGATATATTGAGAGCGATTTGCGCTGCTGCCACGTTCTCTGCACCAATACGGCCAATCATCAATGCGATGACCGCAAAGATACTGCCACATACAGCGATGTTCATACCGATAGGTAAACCTAGCTTTAGAAGGTGAAGCATCTCTTTTGCTTTTGGCTTCGCATCTGTAAAGCTAATAATCGTCTTGTAGTGATGATGACCTTTAATGTAGGAATACAGCATACCCGACATGAGCCAATACACTAAGCTTGTCGCCCAGCCACAGCCTACCGCACCCATTTCAGGGAAACCAAATTTACCGTAGATAAGCACGTAGTTGACTGGAATATTAATCAACAAACCAATGACCGAAATGATCATCGGTACTTTGGTGTTGTTCATACCTTCACAGAAGCCGTTTAAAGTGTAAAACAGGGCAATACCCGGTACACCAAAGGCTAGGGCAAACGCATAGTCACTGCCAATAGGGATAATCTCAGCAGCCACACCAATCCATTCTAAGATAGGTTTCGCACTTACGAGGTAAGCGATGAGAAGCACGCTCGCAATTAATGCAAGCCATACCATTTGGAAAAACTCGACAGAGATACTTTGGAAGTCGCGAGCGCCACGGTGATAAGCGACTACAGGCGTTAATGCCATAATCACACCACGTAGTAGCAGCAACACAGGAATCCAAAGGCTCGTGCCAAGTGCAATAGCAGCAAGATCGGCGGGGCTTACTTGGCCAGCCATTGTCGTATCGACAAATCCCATCGCCTGGGTAGCTATTTGAGTCAAAATGATTGGAATCGAAAGATGCATAAGCGCACCCGATTCACGAGTAAAAGGACGAAGTTTCGTTAGCATGGAAGTTCAAAACACCAATATAAATGCACCAGTGATGGCAGGATGGCCGGTGTGCATTTTAGGATGTGCCCCATTTGGGCGGCGACAATATAAACACCTTACCGTATACGGTCAAGCATTGGATTTATAGAGTTTCACTTGCTCCGAGGTAAGGGTAGGTTGTGATGGTTATAACACGGATTTAACGCGCCCTCGCTTTATCTTTTATGTGAATCATTTAATTGTTACCCTCGCATCCGTATGAATGATTAGGTTAACCGTTATGAAATTAAGACTACTGAGTTTAGCGTTTGCGCTCGTCCTAAGTGGTTGCTCTTTACTTGTTACTGAGAGCTACTTTGGTGAAAGTTGGACCGGGCATCATATAGATAAACTTGTAGAGCTGTGGGGAGAACCCTACCAAATGAAGTCTAAAGATGATGGTCTGATTGAGGCGGAATATAGGATCTTCAATGACAGTTGCACGTATACTTTTATTACGGATGAGCAAGGTGTAATTGAATCCTATAAGTATCAAAGTGCGTTTTTAGGAACATGTAAGCCAATAGGGTAAACACCTACCACACAACTATGGCGCCAATATCAACTTGGCGCTATCTATCTTGTTCGTACCATCACTTCTTAACTTTAAACCTAGTACTGCATCTTACTGCCACAAAGCCAGCAGAAACACAAAAAGACCTATCCCAAGTGTTACTTTTAGAAGCAAGCCTAGAGGGGCTCCACCTTTTGGCGCTTTATTGCAACATCCCATCATCGTTTCCTAATTCATTGTTGGATTCATTTCACCTTAAACCTTTCCCTTACGGTAAGGTCAATGAGTTTATAAAACTTGACCAAATTTACCTTTCTTATCGTGTTGGATTCGGTAAGATAAATCCAAACTCTGTGGTTAGAACTGAGAGGGTAATATGTTGATAGAAAAGTGGTTAGAGATCGATGATGACCAGCTTTATTGCTTGTCGACTGATATCAAAGAGTCTCAGGAAACGTTGGTGTTAATTCATGGGTTGGGTGAGTCGCATTTATGTTTTGCCGACGCGTTGGATTGGCTCCCGAATTACAACTTAGTCATGTTCGACCTGTGTGGTTATGGCTATTCTCCTGCTTCGAATGTATCCCATTCAACTGAAGCTCAAGCAAAGCGAATATTGAAAGCACTCGACCTATTGAACATCCATGATTGCTTTCTACTTGGGCACTCTTGGGGAGGCGATACATCGACGTTGGTTTGTGAATACGACACGAGAGGCATCGTGCGTGGTTTTATTAATGCTGAAGGCGGATTGCACGAAGAAAGCATCATCCTATCCCAGATTATTGCAGATACATATACTGAATTAAGTCGCGACGAATTTGCGAGCTGGGTGAAAGGAGAAGGTTTCTCAAAACGTTTCCCTATGGCTTGGGGACACGGAGCGGGTGTTAAGTATCTTTCATCAGTTAGAAGATGTGAGCCAGAGGTTCTTGGTCAAACCGCGAGTGAAATCTTCGGACAACATGCGACTCAAGATGTCCGTGGCGTGGTTGGCTGGGGACAGATCTTCGAAAACTTATCCATACCTAAAGTATATTTTTGGGGTACTGACAGCCTAGAGGGTTGTGAACGTGCGAAAGTATTTATTAGCACGCTAGACAATGTTTCATTTGAAGGCGCAAACCACTGGGTGCAAAACGAACCGGGCAAGTTCTATACGGAAGTAGATAAGTTTATTACTGGCGTTAGAAATAGCACCAAAACTTAGATATTCAGCAACTACAATAAAAATCAATATGTGTTGCTGACGAGATCTTTGCCTCTCAGGTTGAAATGATTGAGTCTCCAAAAACAAAAAGGCGAACCGTTTGGTTCGCCTTTGTTATGTTTCGCTGCTTAGCGTCGCTACGAATTAGTCTTCGTAGTTATCGATGCTTGGGCAAGAACAGATTAGGTTACGGTCACCGTATACGTTGTCTACACGGTTAACAGTAGGCCAGTACTTCGAGTTCTTCGTTGCTTTCGATGGGAAACAACCAAGTTCACGAGAGTAAGGGCGATCCCATTCTGCGCCAGCTAGGTCAACCTGTGTGTGCGGTGCGTTCACTAGAGGGTTGTTGTCTAGTGGCCATTCACCATTTTTCACTGCTGCCATTTCGTGGCGGATTGCGATCATCGCTTCACAGAAACGGTCTAGCTCTTCCAAGTCTTCTGACTCAGTTGGCTCTACCATTAGCGTGCCAGCAACTGGGAAAGACATAGTCGGCGCGTGGAAACCGAAGTCCATTAAACGCTTAGCAATATCTTCTTCGCTGATGCCTGTTTCTTCTTTTAGTGGACGAATATCGATAATACATTCGTGCGCTACGCGGCCGTTAGTACCACGGTAAAGAACAGGGTAGTGAGGACGTAGTTTTTCCATCACGTAGTTCGCGTTCAGGATCGCAACTTTAGTCGCGTCTGTTAGGCCAGGTTCGCCCATCATAGCGATGTAAGCCCAAGAGATAGGTAGGATTGAAGCACTACCTAGATCTGCTGCTGATACCGCGTAGTCAGAACCTTGTACACCGTTTTCGATGTGACCTGGTAGGAAAGGTGCTAGGTGCGATTTAACGCCGATAGGACCCATACCCGGACCGCCACCACCGTGTGGGATACAGAATGTTTTGTGAAGGTTCAAGTGAGATACGTCTGAACCGATGAAGCCAGGAGAAGTTAGACCTACTTGAGCGTTCATGTTCGCGCCGTCTAGGTAAACCTGACCGCCCGCTGCGTGTACTTGTTCACACACTTCTTTCACCTGCTCTTCGTATACGCCGTGCGTAGAAGGGTAAGTGATCATGATGCTTGATAGGTTGTCTTTGTGCTTCTCGATTTTCGCTGCTAGGTCAGCCATGTCGATGTTGCCATCTTCATCACACTTAACAACGACAACCTTCATTGAAACCATAGATGCTGTTGCAGGGTTAGTACCGTGCGCAGAGCTTGGAATCAGACAAACGTTACGGTGAGCTTCACCGCGGCTTGCGTGGTAACGTTGAATCGCGATTAGACCTGCGTATTCGCCAGATGCACCAGAGTTAGGCTGTAGTGAGAAATCGTCGTAACCGGTGATTTCACATAGCTTCTCTTTAAGATCTTTCGCTAGTGCTGTGTAACCAGCCGCTTGCTCTAGAGGTGCGAATGGGTGAATAGAACCAAACTCAGGCCATGTTACTGGGATCATCTCAGCAGCAGCGTTCAGCTTCATCGTACAGCTGCCAAGTGGGATCATGCCGTGCGTTAGTGAGAAGTCTTTGTTCTCAAGCTGTTTTAGGTAACGCATCATTTGCGTTTCGCTGTGGTGCGTGTTGAATACTGGGTGAGTTAGGAACTCAGATTCACGACGGCAGTTTTCTGGAATTGCTGCAAACTCGTTTGATGCAATGTCAGAAGATAGTGCTTGAACGTCTTCTTTCACGTCGAAGATAGCGAATAGGGCATTCACATCATCCACTGTGGTTGTTTCGTCTAAGCTGATACCGATCTTACCTGGAAGTAGACGTAGGTTGATGTCTGCTGCTTGCGCTTTCGCGTACAGTGCATCTGTCTTCTCTTCGGAGTTGATTGTGATGGTATCGAAGAAGCTGTTGTTCGTTAGCTCGTAACCCGCTTTAGTCAGGCCAGCCGCTAGGATAGCTGTCATGTGGTGTGTACGACGAGCAATAGTACGTAGGCCTTCTGCACCGTGGTAAACCGCGTAGAAAGACGCCATGTTTGCTAGAAGTGCTTGAGCTGTACAGATGTTCGATGTCGCTTTCTCGCGGCGGATGTGCTGCTCACGAGTTTGCATTGCCATACGTAGCGCTTGGTTACCGTGCGTATCGATAGAAACACCGATTACACGACCTGGCATTGTACGCTTGTGCTTTTCACGAGTTGCCATGAATGCAGCGTGTGGACCGCCGTAGCCCATAGGAACACCAAAGCGCTGAGCTGAACCGATTACTACATCTGCGCCCATTTCGCCTGCTGGCTTGAGTAGAGCAGAAGCAAGTAGATCTGTCGCAACAGTTACAAGTGTTTTGTTTGCTTGAGCTTTCGCAATGATGTCTGTTAGATCACGAACTTCACCTGTTGTACCAGGGTATTGAACTAGTGCACCAAATACGTCTTGCTCTGGAAGTGTTTCAAGAGCGCCAACCATTACTTCGAAGCCGATGTACTCAGCACGAGTTTTAACAACTTCTAGTGTTTGAGGGTGAACATCGTCAGCAACGAAGAATACTTTGCTCTTGCTTTTACCAGCACGCTTACACAGTGTCATTGCCTCGCCAGCCGCTGTCGCTTCATCAAGAAGTGATGCGTTCGCGATTTCCATACCAGTAAGGTCCATGACCATTTGTTGGTAATTCAGTAGAGCTTCAAGACGACCTTGAGAAATCTCTGGTTGGTATGGTGTGTAAGCCGTGTACCAGCCTGGGTTCTCTAAAACGTTACGTAGAATAACGTTTGGAGTAAATGTGTTGTAGTAGCCTTGGCCAATGAAAGTACGTTTCACTTGGTTTAGGTTAGCGATCTCTTTAAGAGAGGTCAGCATGTCCATTTCGCTCAGTGGCGCAGCAAGTGTCATTGGTTTTTCAAGACGGATTTGTGCAGGAACCGTTTCGTCGATCAGTGCATCTAGGCTAGCTGCATTGATCGCTTCAAGCATTTTTTGCTGGTCTGCTTTATTTGGGCCGTTATGACGAGCAACAAACTCGTTTTGTGTGCCCAAGTCTTTCAGTAATTGGCTTTGAAGTAATTCAGTCATGATATCGTTCTACTTTCTCTCTGGAGCCGTGAGCTAGCCCCTAAAATTAAGCTGCTCACAAGAGCAGCTTTATCGTAATGAGGTTACCTATTAGTCTTCTTCGATAGAGCTTAGGTATTCTTCCGCATCTTTAAGGTTGTCTAGTTCAGACGCATCAGACATCTTCACTTTAACAATCCAACCACCTTCATAAGGTTCTTCGTTGATTAGCTCTGGGCTATCTTCTAGTTCTTCATTGATTTCTACGATTTCACCGGAGATTGGCGCGTAGATATCAGAAGCAGCTTTAACTGACTCAACTAGAGAGAAGCTTTCGCCAGCTTCAATTTCGTCTTCAGTTTCAGGCAGGTCAACAAACACAACGTCACCTAGCATCTCTTGAGCGTGCTCAGAAATACCGATAGTTACAGTACCGTCACCGTTGTCTTTTACCCACTCGTGGCTGTCTGCAAACTTAAGTGTATTGTCCATTGCTTATTCTCCAAAAATTTATGAGGTTTTAATTTAAATCTTAAAAACGGATTAACGGTAAAGAGGGAAGCGCTTGCAAAGCTCTTTAACTTGTTTGCGAACACGTTGCTCAACTTCAGCGTTGCCTTCAGGGCTTTCAACTAAGCCATCAAGAACATCACCGATCCATTCACCGATAAGTTTGAATTCTTCAGTGCCAAAACCACGACTGGTTCCAGCTGGCGTACCTAAACGAATACCCGAAGTAATCATAGGCTTCTCTGAGTCGAATGGTATGCCATTTTTGTTACATGTGATGCCCGCACGCTCTAATGCTTCTTCAGTTACGTTACCTTTCAAGCCCTTAGGACGAAGGTCAACCAGCATTAGGTGCGTATCAGTTCCGCCAGTCACAATGTCACAACCGCGAGTTTGCAACACTTCAGCAAGAACTTTTGCGTTATCGATCACTGAATTAATATAAGTATTAAATTCTGGGCCAAGTGCTTCACCAAATGCGACAGCTTTAGCCGCAATTACGTGCATTAGTGGGCCGCCTTGTAGGCCAGGGAATACTGCAGAGTTGATCTTTTTATTGATGTCTTCGTGGTTAGTCAGAATCATACCGCCGCGTGGGCCACGAAGTGTTTTGTGCGTTGTTGTCGTTACAACGTGTGCGTGTGGTAGTGGGCTAGGGTGAGCACCTGTCGCGATAAGACCCGCGATGTGTGCCATATCGACCATTAGAATAGCGCCAACTTCGTCAGCGATTTCACGGAATTTAGCGAAGTCGATAACGCGTGGGATAGCACTACCACCTGCAATAATCATTTTTGGTTGGCATTCGATCGCTTGAGCGCGTACTGCTTCGTAATCGATCTCTAGTGTGTCGCGATCTACACCATATTGAACTGCGTTGAACCATTTACCAGAAAGAGCAGGGCGTGCACCGTGAGTAAGGTGGCCGCCAGCGTCTAAAGACATACCCAGGATAGTATCGCCAGGTTGAAGTAGGGCAAGTTTAACTGCGCCGTTTGCTTGAGCGCCTGAGTGAGGCTGTACGTTTGCGTATTCACATTTGAACAGTTGTTTAGCACGTTCAATAGCAATAGCTTCAACTGTATCTACGTGCTCACAACCACCGTAGTAACGACGACCTGGGTAGCCTTCTGCGTATTTGTTGGTTAGGCAAGTGCCTTGAGCTTGCATTACTGCTTTAGAAACGATGTTCTCAGAAGCAATAAGTTCGATTTGTTCGTTTTGACGAGTGTTCTCTGCTTGGATTCCAGCAAATACTGCGTCGTCAGTCGCAGATAGGTTCGTAGAGAAAAAACTGTCTAAGCTATGGTTTTGGTAAGCGTTCATTGTCGAGACCTTTCATTAAGCTAATGGTGATTGTTTTTATAGTCCATTAGGTCTTACGTAGATTTCTGCATCGGTATCGTTTGCGTTATATAGCTGTATAGATAGACGGTTTGCGTTTTATTTATACATCTACACCATCAAAGCGATCGTTGTAGGGTCAATGCAGCACGAATTGGTTCCCAAAATTTCGGGTAAAAAACAGCTCTTACAAATGTTAAATCTATCACTTGCGACAAGCTGAAGTAGCATCTCTTCATCTAACAAGTCGATAACATAGCTCCGATAAAATCAATTTTCAACAAAAATTTCCAATAGGAAACAGTTTTTCTCGTTTTGCTACAGGGAGCACGCTTTATTTCTCTGTGTGCTCTTTAATCAACAAAGCGCTTCATGCAACAATGAATTTAATAGACAGGAAGTAAGAAATGAATGAGGGACCTATGTCAGAAGACATTTATGATGAGTACCCATCTTTAACGTTAGCGAAGGAAACGTTAGATCAGAATATCGAGCCACTTAAGCTCGGTCAGCGTATTAAAGATATCCGCGGCAAGTTAGGCATTACGCTAGAAGAGGCGAGCCAACGTACCGGCTTAGCACGCTCTACGTTGAGTAAGATTGAGAACGAACAGATTTCACCAACGTTTCAAGCAATGCAGAAACTGGCAATGGGTTTGCAAATTGACATGCCGCAACTCTTTGAGCCACCAAGGAAAAAAGTTGCAACGGGACGTCGTGACTTAACTAAGGCAGGCCAGGGGAAACCTCACCCAACTCCAACTTATGAGCATGAACTGCTGGCGACTGAGCTTTCCAATAAAAAGATGATGCCATTCAAAAGCCGTGTTAGAGCACGTACTTTTGAAGAGTATAATGATTGGGTTCGTCATGATGGTGAAGAGTTCTTAATGGTTATCTCTGGTGATGTGATGTTCTACTCAGAATTCTATGAACCTGTACCGATGAGCGAGGGGGATAGCATGTATTACGACGCCAACATGGGCCATATGTTGATTTCCACCAGTACAGAAGATGCTCTTATTTTGTGGGTGACTGCAAAATAAGTTAACAAAATCAGAATTTCTTATAGTGAATGCAAACGTTTGCTTTTGTTTCTAACGTTTACCAAAAGACGCGATATTGGTGTTAAAAGCATCAATATCGCGTTTTTGTATGCGACTAAAAGTTGTTTTTAAATTGTTAAATGTCACATTTTGAGCTGTTTTAATCTTGTTAAGGGTGTAAAACTGACTCAGGCTTGTTTACTATAGTGAACACGGTTTACTCATGTTGATTGAAGTTTACTGAAGTGAATTCTTAGAAAGTGAGTCGTATAGCTTTTATACATAAGCCCCTTTTTATATCGCTAGTAATAAAAGCCTATATAAAAGACATCACTTTTTACTATCTACTGTTTCTAACGTTAATCCGTATCGTTAGAAGCGACTCTAAATAGAGATATAAGCGGCAGACTCGACTTTGGAAAGCCTGCAACGCTTCATGGAGAAGAAAATGACTCAAGAACACGCTAATCAAGACCTACTAAAAACACCTCTGCACGCACTTCACGTAGAAGTGGGCGCAAAAATGGTTCCTTTCGCTGGCTACGACATGCCAGTTCAGTACCCACTAGGTGTAAAGAAAGAGCACTTACATACTCGTGACGCTGCTGGTCTTTTTGATGTTTCTCACATGGGGCAACTGCGTTTACACGGTGAAAACGCAGCCGCTGTTTTAGAATCTCTAGTTCCTGTCGATATTATCGATCTTCCCGCTGGCAAGCAGCGCTACGCGTTCTTTACTAACGAGCAGGGCGGCATCATGGATGACCTTATGGTTGCTAACCTAGGTGATCACCTATTTGTTGTTGTTAACGCAGCTTGTAAGACACAAGATATCGACCACCTTACCGCTCATCTTCCTGCAGATGTTGAGATGGAAGTGATTGATGACCGTGCACTATTAGCACTTCAAGGCCCTAAAGCGGCTGAAGTTCTTGCTCGTTTCCAACCGAGCATTGCAGACATGCTATTCATGGACGTTCAAAAAGTTGATGTAG
The window above is part of the Vibrio chagasii genome. Proteins encoded here:
- the gcvP gene encoding aminomethyl-transferring glycine dehydrogenase; protein product: MTELLQSQLLKDLGTQNEFVARHNGPNKADQQKMLEAINAASLDALIDETVPAQIRLEKPMTLAAPLSEMDMLTSLKEIANLNQVKRTFIGQGYYNTFTPNVILRNVLENPGWYTAYTPYQPEISQGRLEALLNYQQMVMDLTGMEIANASLLDEATAAGEAMTLCKRAGKSKSKVFFVADDVHPQTLEVVKTRAEYIGFEVMVGALETLPEQDVFGALVQYPGTTGEVRDLTDIIAKAQANKTLVTVATDLLASALLKPAGEMGADVVIGSAQRFGVPMGYGGPHAAFMATREKHKRTMPGRVIGVSIDTHGNQALRMAMQTREQHIRREKATSNICTAQALLANMASFYAVYHGAEGLRTIARRTHHMTAILAAGLTKAGYELTNNSFFDTITINSEEKTDALYAKAQAADINLRLLPGKIGISLDETTTVDDVNALFAIFDVKEDVQALSSDIASNEFAAIPENCRRESEFLTHPVFNTHHSETQMMRYLKQLENKDFSLTHGMIPLGSCTMKLNAAAEMIPVTWPEFGSIHPFAPLEQAAGYTALAKDLKEKLCEITGYDDFSLQPNSGASGEYAGLIAIQRYHASRGEAHRNVCLIPSSAHGTNPATASMVSMKVVVVKCDEDGNIDMADLAAKIEKHKDNLSSIMITYPSTHGVYEEQVKEVCEQVHAAGGQVYLDGANMNAQVGLTSPGFIGSDVSHLNLHKTFCIPHGGGGPGMGPIGVKSHLAPFLPGHIENGVQGSDYAVSAADLGSASILPISWAYIAMMGEPGLTDATKVAILNANYVMEKLRPHYPVLYRGTNGRVAHECIIDIRPLKEETGISEEDIAKRLMDFGFHAPTMSFPVAGTLMVEPTESEDLEELDRFCEAMIAIRHEMAAVKNGEWPLDNNPLVNAPHTQVDLAGAEWDRPYSRELGCFPSKATKNSKYWPTVNRVDNVYGDRNLICSCPSIDNYED
- a CDS encoding XRE family transcriptional regulator, translated to MSEDIYDEYPSLTLAKETLDQNIEPLKLGQRIKDIRGKLGITLEEASQRTGLARSTLSKIENEQISPTFQAMQKLAMGLQIDMPQLFEPPRKKVATGRRDLTKAGQGKPHPTPTYEHELLATELSNKKMMPFKSRVRARTFEEYNDWVRHDGEEFLMVISGDVMFYSEFYEPVPMSEGDSMYYDANMGHMLISTSTEDALILWVTAK
- a CDS encoding alpha/beta hydrolase: MLIEKWLEIDDDQLYCLSTDIKESQETLVLIHGLGESHLCFADALDWLPNYNLVMFDLCGYGYSPASNVSHSTEAQAKRILKALDLLNIHDCFLLGHSWGGDTSTLVCEYDTRGIVRGFINAEGGLHEESIILSQIIADTYTELSRDEFASWVKGEGFSKRFPMAWGHGAGVKYLSSVRRCEPEVLGQTASEIFGQHATQDVRGVVGWGQIFENLSIPKVYFWGTDSLEGCERAKVFISTLDNVSFEGANHWVQNEPGKFYTEVDKFITGVRNSTKT
- a CDS encoding serine hydroxymethyltransferase, with the protein product MNAYQNHSLDSFFSTNLSATDDAVFAGIQAENTRQNEQIELIASENIVSKAVMQAQGTCLTNKYAEGYPGRRYYGGCEHVDTVEAIAIERAKQLFKCEYANVQPHSGAQANGAVKLALLQPGDTILGMSLDAGGHLTHGARPALSGKWFNAVQYGVDRDTLEIDYEAVRAQAIECQPKMIIAGGSAIPRVIDFAKFREIADEVGAILMVDMAHIAGLIATGAHPSPLPHAHVVTTTTHKTLRGPRGGMILTNHEDINKKINSAVFPGLQGGPLMHVIAAKAVAFGEALGPEFNTYINSVIDNAKVLAEVLQTRGCDIVTGGTDTHLMLVDLRPKGLKGNVTEEALERAGITCNKNGIPFDSEKPMITSGIRLGTPAGTSRGFGTEEFKLIGEWIGDVLDGLVESPEGNAEVEQRVRKQVKELCKRFPLYR
- a CDS encoding MATE family efflux transporter, whose amino-acid sequence is MLTKLRPFTRESGALMHLSIPIILTQIATQAMGFVDTTMAGQVSPADLAAIALGTSLWIPVLLLLRGVIMALTPVVAYHRGARDFQSISVEFFQMVWLALIASVLLIAYLVSAKPILEWIGVAAEIIPIGSDYAFALAFGVPGIALFYTLNGFCEGMNNTKVPMIISVIGLLINIPVNYVLIYGKFGFPEMGAVGCGWATSLVYWLMSGMLYSYIKGHHHYKTIISFTDAKPKAKEMLHLLKLGLPIGMNIAVCGSIFAVIALMIGRIGAENVAAAQIALNISSLTYVIPMSISFGITIRVGHALGEKDELGAIERSKVGILVAALISLLSVAMFLLFPELIIRLYTTDPVISATAAVLLTFTAMYQFSDALQTSANGALRGYKDTKIPMILAIASYWGLALPMGMVLGLTDYVVPAMGEEGFWIGILTGLSVSAALMLLRLRYVIKKRDVPPADAITTN
- the gcvH gene encoding glycine cleavage system protein GcvH yields the protein MDNTLKFADSHEWVKDNGDGTVTIGISEHAQEMLGDVVFVDLPETEDEIEAGESFSLVESVKAASDIYAPISGEIVEINEELEDSPELINEEPYEGGWIVKVKMSDASELDNLKDAEEYLSSIEED